From the Halomonas sp. MCCC 1A13316 genome, the window TGCGGAGCGCCATCGCCTGGTCTGCGAGGTGGCCCTGATCGACAACGGCCCCGGCGTTCCCGAGGGCCTTCAGGAAACCCTTTTCTATCCCATGGTCTCGGGTCGCGCCGACGGCAGTGGGCTGGGACTGTCCATCGCCCAGGGCATCCTGCATCAGCACCAAGGGCTGATCGAGTGCGATTCCCGCCCCGGCCATACCGAGTTTCGTCTGCTTATTCCATTGGAGAGGCGCCATGACTGATGTCGCACGTGTCGCGGTGGTCGACGACGACCGCGCCATTCGCTGGGTGCTGGAGCGCGCCCTGGCTCAGCCCGACCTCGAGGTCGAGTGCATCGACCGGGCCGACGTGGCGCTCAGCCGCTTGCTGGACGACCCGCCCGACGTGCTGGTCACCGACATCCGCATGCCGGGCATCGATGGCCTCGACTTGATGTCGCGGGTGCGCGAGGTTCACCCCGACCTACCGGTCATCGTAATGACCGCCCACTCCGACCTCGACAGCGCCGTGGCCTCCTATCAGGGCGGTGCCTTCGAATACCTGCCCAAGCCGTTCGACGTCGACGAGGCACTGGCCCTGGTACGGCGCGCCGTGGCCCATGCCCGTGAGCGCAAGCGCCCGGTCAGCGTGCCCGAGGGGCTGGACGCCGAGATCATCGGCGAGGCGCCGGCGATGCAGGAGGTCTTCCGTGCCATCGGCCGGCTGTCGCACTCGCACATCACGGTGCTGATCAACGGCGAGTCGGGCACCGGCAAGGAGCGGGTGGCTCGCGCCCTGCATCAGCACAGCCCGCGCTCCAGCCATCCGTTCATTGCCCTGAACATGGCGGCGATCCCCCGCGACCTGATCGAGTCCGAGCTGTTCGGCCACGAGAAGGGTGCCTTTACCGGCGCCACCGCCCAGCGCCAGGGACGTTTCGAGCAAGCCAATGGCGGTACGCTGTTCCTCGACGAGATCGGCGACATGCCCGCCGAGACCCAGACGCGACTGCTGCGCGTGCTGGCCGACGGCGAGTTCTATCGGGTCGGCGGCCATACGCCGGTGAAAGTGGACGTGCGAATCATTGCCGCCACCCATCAGGATCTGGAGCGGCTGGTGGGGGATGGCCGCTTCCGCGAAGATCTGTTTCATCGCCTCAACGTGATCCGCGTGCATCTGCCCAAGCTGGCGGAACGCCGCGAGGACATCCCGCGGCTGGCTCGTCATTTCCTCGCCGAGGCGGCCAAGGAGCTCTCCACCGATGGCAAGGTATTGACCAAGGATGCCGAGGCGCACCTGACCCGGCTGTCCTGGCCGGGCAACGTGCGTCAGCTCGAGAACACCTGTCGCTGGCTGACGGTGATGGCCTCGGGGCGCGAGATCCTGGTCGAGGACCTGCCACCGGAGCTGCGCCAGGGCGAGGGCGGCGAGGCAGCCAACGGCGACTGGCGCGCCGCCTTTCGCGACTGGGCCGACCGCGCCCTGGCCGCGGGCCATACCCACCTGCTGGAAGAGGCCGTACCGGATTTCGAACGCATCCTGATCGAAACGGCGCTGAAGCACACCGGTGGACGCAAGGGCGAGGCCGCCGAGCTGCTGGGCTGGGGGCGCAACACCCTCACGCGCAAGCTCAAGGTGCTGTTGCCGGCACTGGCAGATGGCGATTGAGCGTCGGCACTGCTCGGGCTCCTGAAAAGCTCCTGTAAAAGGTAGGCATTAAACCAAAGGCGCATGGCTGCGATGCGAGCCGGCTACGTACAGTCGGGGAAATCATTGCGCGGCTAATCATCATGCTTGAAGCGATCCGGGCGCCCCGGCAGGTCCACGTCACCGAAGTGGGCCCGCGCGACGGGCTGCAGAACGAGAAGGTGCTGCTCTCCACCGCACACAAGGCCGAGCTGGTGCGTGCACTGGTTGCGGCCGGGGTTCGCGAATTCGAGCTGACCTCCTTCGTCAGCCCGCGGGCGGTACCGGCACTGGCCGATGCCGCGGAGCTGGTGGCCGAGCTCAGGGATCTCGAACGGGTGCACTTTTCGGCGCTGGTGCCCAACCTGCGCGGGGCCGAGCGGGCCCTGGAGGCCGGCGTCGACTCGGTGGTGCTGTTCGTTTCGGCCTCGGAAACCCACAACGCCAAGAACGTCAATGCCAGCGTCGCTGAGTCGCTGGCGAGCTTCGAGCAGGTGGCCCGGCGCCTCGAGGGCAGCGGCATCGAGCTGCGCGGAGCCATCGCCACCTGCTTCGGCTGTCCCTTCGAGGGCGACATCGACGTGGCCGCGGTAGGCCGCATCGCCCGTCACTTCGCCGATCTCGGCGCCCGCTTCGTATCGCTGGG encodes:
- the ntrC gene encoding nitrogen regulation protein NR(I) → MTDVARVAVVDDDRAIRWVLERALAQPDLEVECIDRADVALSRLLDDPPDVLVTDIRMPGIDGLDLMSRVREVHPDLPVIVMTAHSDLDSAVASYQGGAFEYLPKPFDVDEALALVRRAVAHARERKRPVSVPEGLDAEIIGEAPAMQEVFRAIGRLSHSHITVLINGESGTGKERVARALHQHSPRSSHPFIALNMAAIPRDLIESELFGHEKGAFTGATAQRQGRFEQANGGTLFLDEIGDMPAETQTRLLRVLADGEFYRVGGHTPVKVDVRIIAATHQDLERLVGDGRFREDLFHRLNVIRVHLPKLAERREDIPRLARHFLAEAAKELSTDGKVLTKDAEAHLTRLSWPGNVRQLENTCRWLTVMASGREILVEDLPPELRQGEGGEAANGDWRAAFRDWADRALAAGHTHLLEEAVPDFERILIETALKHTGGRKGEAAELLGWGRNTLTRKLKVLLPALADGD
- a CDS encoding hydroxymethylglutaryl-CoA lyase, which translates into the protein MLEAIRAPRQVHVTEVGPRDGLQNEKVLLSTAHKAELVRALVAAGVREFELTSFVSPRAVPALADAAELVAELRDLERVHFSALVPNLRGAERALEAGVDSVVLFVSASETHNAKNVNASVAESLASFEQVARRLEGSGIELRGAIATCFGCPFEGDIDVAAVGRIARHFADLGARFVSLGDTTGMATPPLVAERIVHLRETVPGVSPTLHFHNTRGIGLANVMQGLALGVDRYESSIGGLGGCPFAPKATGNIASEDLVYLLSEMGVETGIDLERMIEAAQLATRRMGRPLPAQVSKAGPRLALSDCAAVPTAKG